In Sphingomonas phyllosphaerae, one DNA window encodes the following:
- the cobO gene encoding cob(I)yrinic acid a,c-diamide adenosyltransferase, producing MTDDRDERHNEKMRRVQAARRVMMEGKTVEKGLLIVHTGAGKGKSTAAFGMAVRAMGHGMKVGVVQFVKGAMTTGEKAIFDAFPELIEVRTMGDGFTWDTQDRAADVASARAAWDEVQRMLADPDIAMVIADELNIVLRYDYLPVDEVVAAATARAPMKHFVITGRNAPDALIEVADLVTEMTQVKHPFRAGVKAQAGVEF from the coding sequence ATGACCGACGATCGCGACGAACGCCACAACGAAAAGATGCGCCGCGTGCAGGCCGCGCGGCGCGTGATGATGGAAGGCAAGACCGTCGAGAAGGGCCTGCTGATCGTCCACACCGGCGCGGGCAAGGGCAAGTCGACCGCCGCCTTTGGCATGGCGGTGCGTGCGATGGGACACGGGATGAAGGTCGGCGTCGTCCAGTTCGTCAAGGGTGCGATGACCACCGGCGAGAAGGCGATCTTCGACGCTTTCCCCGAGCTGATCGAAGTCCGCACGATGGGCGATGGCTTCACCTGGGACACGCAGGACCGCGCTGCCGACGTGGCGAGTGCCCGTGCGGCGTGGGACGAGGTGCAGCGGATGCTCGCCGACCCGGACATCGCGATGGTGATCGCCGACGAGCTGAACATCGTCTTGCGCTACGATTACCTGCCGGTCGACGAGGTGGTGGCGGCGGCGACCGCGCGCGCGCCGATGAAGCATTTCGTCATCACCGGCCGCAACGCCCCCGACGCGCTCATTGAGGTTGCCGATCTGGTCACCGAGATGACGCAGGTCAAACACCCGTTCCGCGCCGGCGTGAAGGCGCAGGCGGGCGTGGAATTCTGA
- the msrB gene encoding peptide-methionine (R)-S-oxide reductase MsrB has translation MTDYTKTEEALAKLTPEQFYVTQQSGTERPGTGEYLGNKRAGIYVDIVSGEPLFASADKYESHCGWPSFTRPIDAARVTELHDATHGMVRTEVRSAGADSHLGHVFEDGPRDRGGLRYCINSAALRFVPREEMEAQGYGAYLDQFEDVR, from the coding sequence ATGACCGACTACACCAAGACCGAAGAGGCGCTGGCCAAGCTGACGCCGGAGCAATTCTACGTGACCCAGCAGAGCGGCACCGAGCGCCCGGGCACCGGTGAATATCTCGGCAACAAGCGCGCCGGCATCTACGTCGACATCGTCTCCGGCGAGCCGCTGTTCGCCTCGGCGGACAAGTACGAGTCGCATTGCGGCTGGCCCAGCTTCACGCGCCCGATCGACGCCGCGCGCGTCACCGAGCTGCACGACGCCACGCACGGCATGGTCCGCACCGAGGTGCGCTCGGCGGGCGCCGACAGCCATCTCGGCCACGTGTTCGAGGATGGCCCGCGCGATCGCGGCGGGTTGCGCTATTGCATCAATTCCGCCGCGCTCCGCTTCGTGCCGCGCGAGGAGATGGAGGCGCAGGGTTATGGCGCGTACCTCGATCAGTTCGAGGACGTGCGCTGA
- a CDS encoding queuosine precursor transporter, translating into MTEETRITAIAADRVEAGRLRYYDVVMAAFVAILLLSNVLGAGKVAQVRLPGVGDWPFGAGILFFPISYIIGDVLTEVYGYARARRVIWVGFAATLFMAGMAWVVVALPPAPDWRNQAAYETVFGQVPRIVFASMCAFWAGEFVNSYVLARMKVLTAGRHLWMRTIGSTVAGQAVDSLIFYPLAFWGAEGWTPHLVVVVLFTQWALKVGWEVLLTPLTYWVVGALKRAEGLDVYDRGTDFTPFRARV; encoded by the coding sequence ATGACCGAAGAGACGCGCATAACCGCGATCGCGGCCGATCGGGTCGAGGCCGGGCGGCTGCGTTATTACGACGTCGTGATGGCGGCGTTCGTCGCGATCCTGTTGCTTTCCAACGTGCTGGGGGCCGGCAAGGTCGCGCAGGTGCGGCTGCCGGGCGTCGGCGACTGGCCGTTCGGGGCGGGGATCCTGTTCTTTCCGATCAGCTATATCATCGGCGACGTGCTGACCGAGGTCTATGGCTATGCCCGCGCACGGCGGGTGATCTGGGTCGGCTTCGCCGCGACCCTGTTCATGGCGGGGATGGCATGGGTGGTGGTCGCGCTGCCGCCCGCGCCCGACTGGCGCAACCAGGCGGCGTATGAGACGGTGTTCGGGCAGGTGCCGCGGATCGTCTTCGCCAGCATGTGCGCCTTCTGGGCGGGCGAGTTCGTCAATTCGTACGTGCTGGCGCGGATGAAGGTGCTGACCGCGGGGCGGCACTTGTGGATGCGGACGATCGGGTCGACGGTGGCGGGGCAGGCGGTCGATAGCTTAATCTTCTATCCGCTCGCCTTCTGGGGCGCGGAGGGCTGGACGCCGCATCTGGTGGTGGTCGTGCTGTTTACCCAATGGGCGCTGAAGGTCGGCTGGGAGGTGCTGCTGACGCCGCTGACCTATTGGGTGGTCGGGGCGTTGAAGCGCGCCGAGGGGCTGGATGTGTATGACCGGGGGACGGACTTCACGCCGTTCCGGGCGCGGGTCTAG
- the purQ gene encoding phosphoribosylformylglycinamidine synthase subunit PurQ: protein MKTAVIVFPGSNCDRDIAVALEQATGTAPHMVWHRDTELPAGIGVVAVPGGFSYGDYLRSGALAARSPIMTAVREQAARGLKVLGVCNGFQVLTEAGLLPGALMRNAGLNFVCRDVALTVENAGTVFTHGYQAGEQVRFPVAHHDGNYVADPETLDRLEGEGQVAFRYAEPVNGSARDIAGIVSADGNVLGMMPHPERRIEPAHGGDDGKRMFTGLLEAVGA, encoded by the coding sequence GTGAAGACCGCGGTCATCGTCTTCCCCGGCTCCAACTGCGACCGCGACATCGCGGTGGCGCTGGAGCAGGCGACCGGCACCGCGCCGCACATGGTGTGGCATCGCGACACCGAACTGCCCGCCGGGATCGGCGTGGTGGCGGTGCCCGGCGGCTTCTCCTACGGCGACTATCTGCGCTCCGGCGCGCTGGCCGCGCGCTCGCCGATCATGACCGCGGTGCGCGAGCAGGCGGCGCGCGGGCTGAAGGTGCTCGGCGTCTGCAACGGCTTTCAAGTGCTGACCGAGGCCGGGCTGCTGCCGGGGGCGCTGATGCGCAACGCCGGGCTCAACTTCGTCTGCCGTGACGTGGCGCTGACCGTCGAGAACGCCGGCACCGTCTTCACGCACGGCTATCAGGCGGGCGAACAGGTCCGCTTCCCCGTCGCGCATCATGACGGCAATTACGTCGCCGACCCGGAGACGCTCGACCGTCTGGAAGGCGAAGGCCAGGTCGCGTTCCGCTATGCCGAGCCGGTCAACGGCAGCGCGCGCGACATCGCGGGGATCGTCAGCGCGGACGGCAACGTGCTCGGCATGATGCCGCACCCCGAGCGCCGCATCGAACCCGCCCACGGCGGCGACGACGGCAAGCGGATGTTTACCGGGCTGCTGGAGGCGGTGGGGGCGTAA
- the purS gene encoding phosphoribosylformylglycinamidine synthase subunit PurS — protein sequence MKLRIYVTLKPGVLDPQGKAIEHALSGLGFSGVDSARVGKLIELEVAEDTADADVDAMCRQLLANTVIENYRIERA from the coding sequence ATGAAACTTCGCATCTACGTGACGCTCAAGCCCGGCGTGCTCGACCCGCAGGGCAAGGCGATCGAACACGCCCTTTCGGGGCTCGGCTTCTCGGGCGTCGACAGCGCGCGGGTCGGCAAGCTGATCGAGCTGGAGGTCGCCGAGGACACCGCCGATGCGGACGTCGACGCGATGTGCCGGCAATTGCTCGCCAACACCGTCATCGAAAATTACCGGATCGAGCGCGCGTGA
- a CDS encoding phosphoribosylaminoimidazolesuccinocarboxamide synthase, whose protein sequence is MARRRQIYEGKAKILYEGPEPGTLIQYFKDDATAFNAQKKGTINGKGVLNNRISEHIFTLLDHIGVPTHFIRRLNMREQLIRQVEIVPIEVVVRNVAAGSISKRLGIEEGVKLPRTILEYYYKDDALGDPMISDEHIAAFGWASQEEMHDIADLAIRVNDFLSGLFAGVGIRLVDFKLEFGRIWDNDYGRIILADEISPDGCRLWDMASNEKLDKDRFRRDMGGEVEAYQEVARRLGLLPEGGDTAVLDLEEHRKSRGK, encoded by the coding sequence ATGGCACGCAGGCGGCAGATCTACGAAGGCAAGGCCAAGATCCTCTACGAGGGTCCCGAGCCCGGCACGCTGATCCAGTATTTCAAGGACGACGCCACCGCCTTCAACGCCCAGAAAAAGGGCACGATCAACGGCAAGGGCGTGCTCAACAACCGCATTTCCGAGCATATCTTCACCCTGCTCGATCATATCGGCGTGCCGACGCACTTCATCCGCCGCCTCAACATGCGCGAGCAACTGATCCGGCAGGTCGAGATCGTGCCGATCGAGGTCGTCGTCCGCAACGTCGCCGCCGGCTCGATCAGCAAGCGGCTCGGGATCGAGGAAGGCGTCAAGCTGCCGCGCACGATCCTCGAATATTATTACAAGGACGACGCGCTTGGCGATCCGATGATCTCCGACGAGCATATCGCGGCGTTCGGCTGGGCCAGCCAGGAGGAGATGCACGACATCGCCGATCTGGCGATTCGCGTGAACGACTTCCTGTCGGGGCTGTTCGCGGGCGTCGGGATCCGGCTGGTCGACTTCAAGCTCGAATTCGGCCGCATCTGGGACAATGACTATGGCCGGATCATCCTCGCCGACGAGATCAGCCCGGATGGCTGCCGGCTGTGGGACATGGCCTCCAACGAGAAGCTCGACAAGGACCGCTTCCGCCGCGACATGGGCGGCGAGGTCGAGGCCTATCAGGAAGTCGCGCGCCGGCTCGGCCTGCTGCCCGAGGGTGGCGACACCGCGGTGCTCGACCTCGAAGAGCATCGCAAGAGCCGCGGCAAGTAA
- a CDS encoding DUF4349 domain-containing protein, giving the protein MKRWLLGVALLLASCGSPTTSNKLSTFDVEEPTAAPKNEGGPQIAYSYDLAYRLDPGTLDTVHRAHLDLCRKLTREHCIVMEDAVTHTPRGDDAGNMRLLVDARLAGTFGQQLDARVTAAGGALQTRRVTAEDVTKQVVDVEARLRAKQALADRLFRLIQNGGGSVGDLVAAEKAYAEVQQDLDAARSLRAELQRRVAMSELTIGYAVTPAGGVWAPVRTAFGQGGDSFAVSAAAAITFVIAATPWLVIVGPAIWLLILGWRRFRRWRASRVRA; this is encoded by the coding sequence ATGAAGCGGTGGCTGCTTGGCGTCGCGCTCCTTCTGGCAAGCTGCGGCAGCCCGACGACCAGCAACAAGCTCAGCACCTTCGACGTCGAGGAACCAACCGCCGCGCCAAAGAACGAGGGCGGCCCGCAGATCGCCTACAGCTACGATCTCGCCTACCGCCTCGACCCCGGCACCCTCGACACTGTGCACCGCGCGCACCTCGACCTGTGCCGCAAGCTGACACGCGAGCACTGCATCGTCATGGAGGATGCGGTCACGCACACTCCGCGCGGCGACGACGCCGGCAATATGCGGCTGCTGGTCGACGCGCGGCTGGCGGGCACGTTCGGGCAGCAACTCGACGCACGCGTCACTGCCGCCGGCGGCGCCTTGCAGACGCGCCGCGTCACCGCCGAGGACGTGACCAAGCAGGTCGTCGATGTCGAGGCGCGGCTGCGCGCCAAGCAGGCGCTCGCCGACCGATTGTTCAGGCTGATCCAGAACGGCGGCGGCAGCGTCGGCGATCTGGTCGCCGCCGAGAAAGCCTATGCCGAGGTGCAACAGGACCTCGACGCCGCCCGCTCGCTGCGCGCCGAGTTGCAGCGCCGCGTCGCGATGTCGGAACTGACGATCGGCTATGCCGTCACCCCGGCGGGCGGCGTATGGGCGCCGGTCCGCACCGCCTTCGGGCAGGGCGGCGACTCGTTCGCGGTCAGCGCCGCGGCGGCGATCACCTTCGTCATCGCCGCGACCCCGTGGCTGGTGATCGTCGGTCCTGCGATCTGGTTGCTGATCCTCGGCTGGCGGCGCTTCCGCCGCTGGCGCGCGAGCCGGGTGCGCGCCTGA
- a CDS encoding alpha/beta hydrolase, translating into MPPTPLTWADLSARPRATPDATIAYGSDALQKVDVWLPAGPGPHRTVLMVHGGCWQTEIADRRLMDWVADDLRRSGYAVWNIDYRGIDRSGGGYPGTFADAAAAADALRTHAARFGLDPSRVVALGHSAGGHLALWLAARPRLPATSPLATPDPLKIAHVISLGGLPDLEATATSPDNGCGTAVVAKLVGTDRADPYADTSVPRLFPLGVPQDLVNGRADRIIPFRMATDFVARARAAGDAATLHEVPDTGHVELVTPDTAAWAETKRLIAKAFTAGERR; encoded by the coding sequence ATGCCGCCGACGCCGCTCACCTGGGCCGATCTGAGCGCCCGCCCGCGCGCCACGCCCGATGCGACGATCGCCTATGGTAGCGATGCGCTGCAGAAGGTCGATGTCTGGCTGCCCGCCGGGCCGGGGCCGCATCGCACCGTGCTGATGGTGCACGGCGGCTGTTGGCAGACCGAAATCGCCGACCGCCGGCTGATGGACTGGGTCGCCGACGACCTGCGCCGCAGCGGCTATGCAGTGTGGAACATCGACTATCGCGGCATCGACCGCAGCGGCGGCGGCTATCCCGGCACCTTCGCCGATGCCGCGGCGGCGGCCGACGCGCTGCGCACCCATGCCGCGCGCTTCGGGCTCGACCCGTCGCGGGTCGTCGCGCTCGGCCATTCGGCGGGCGGACACCTCGCATTGTGGCTCGCCGCGCGCCCGCGCCTTCCCGCCACCAGCCCGCTCGCCACCCCCGACCCGCTCAAGATCGCACACGTCATCAGCCTCGGCGGGCTCCCCGATCTCGAAGCCACCGCCACCAGCCCCGACAACGGCTGCGGCACCGCGGTGGTTGCGAAGCTGGTCGGCACCGATCGCGCCGACCCGTACGCCGACACCTCGGTCCCGCGGCTCTTCCCGCTCGGCGTGCCGCAGGACCTCGTCAACGGCCGCGCCGACCGCATCATCCCGTTCCGCATGGCGACCGACTTTGTCGCGCGCGCCCGCGCCGCCGGCGACGCGGCGACGCTGCATGAAGTGCCGGACACTGGCCATGTCGAACTGGTCACGCCCGACACCGCCGCATGGGCGGAGACGAAGCGATTGATCGCGAAGGCATTCACAGCGGGAGAGCGGCGATGA
- the opgC gene encoding OpgC domain-containing protein encodes MPRYGLIDGLRGFFLVFMLINHLVFTGGYWMQNVNHNKLAFVEDAQGFVFLSGLMIGLVYGRKMLRLGYDEGRAQVWRRAFQLYRYAMGIVVAVLIARALLPGAPQAWGNWLGHTSLTGDPLRLAAIATFLFQPTVMDILPQYVLYMLVAPPLLRWCLDARVVPVAAASVILWIAGQLAMQRFVTDPVAQWVTASDGQGLRASFNLLGWQLVFFSGMIAGALTAAGRVEWPRVFRADHPAPATVALAICLFFAPLRLLSAYGMLPQWLIEKIDLLGIRGDFGPIYLINFVAATVGLTWLLIAGKDHPRPAVRRIAEVTRTLFSQAFLRLLGRHSLHVYVWHVAIVYAVYYVDQTHGPFATWLKTAIALAGIALLALPAVWRERRG; translated from the coding sequence TTGCCACGTTACGGATTGATCGACGGGCTGCGCGGTTTCTTCCTCGTCTTCATGCTCATCAACCACCTCGTCTTCACGGGCGGGTATTGGATGCAGAACGTCAACCACAACAAGCTGGCGTTCGTCGAGGATGCGCAGGGCTTCGTGTTCCTGTCCGGGCTGATGATCGGGCTGGTCTATGGCCGCAAGATGCTCAGGCTCGGCTATGACGAGGGCCGCGCGCAGGTCTGGCGGCGCGCGTTCCAGCTGTATCGCTATGCGATGGGGATCGTCGTCGCGGTGCTGATCGCGCGCGCGCTGCTGCCCGGTGCGCCGCAGGCGTGGGGCAATTGGCTCGGCCATACCAGCCTGACCGGCGATCCGCTGCGGCTCGCGGCGATCGCGACCTTCCTGTTCCAGCCGACCGTCATGGACATCCTGCCGCAATACGTCCTGTACATGCTGGTCGCGCCGCCGCTGCTGCGGTGGTGCCTCGACGCCCGCGTCGTGCCGGTCGCGGCCGCGTCGGTCATCCTGTGGATCGCCGGCCAGCTCGCGATGCAGCGCTTCGTCACCGATCCGGTCGCGCAGTGGGTCACCGCCAGCGATGGACAGGGTCTGCGCGCCAGCTTCAACCTGCTCGGCTGGCAGCTGGTGTTCTTTTCGGGGATGATCGCGGGCGCGCTGACCGCCGCCGGACGGGTCGAGTGGCCGCGCGTGTTCCGCGCCGACCATCCCGCCCCGGCGACGGTCGCGCTCGCGATCTGCCTGTTCTTCGCGCCGCTGCGGCTGCTCAGCGCCTATGGGATGCTGCCGCAATGGCTGATCGAGAAGATCGACCTGCTCGGCATCCGCGGCGACTTCGGGCCGATCTATCTCATCAACTTCGTCGCCGCGACCGTCGGACTGACGTGGCTGCTGATCGCCGGGAAGGATCACCCCCGCCCCGCCGTCCGACGCATCGCCGAAGTGACGCGCACGCTGTTCTCGCAGGCGTTCCTGCGGCTGCTCGGGCGACATTCGCTCCACGTCTATGTCTGGCACGTCGCGATCGTCTATGCGGTCTATTATGTCGACCAGACCCACGGACCGTTCGCGACATGGCTGAAGACCGCCATCGCCCTCGCCGGCATCGCCTTGCTCGCGCTGCCCGCCGTTTGGCGCGAGCGCCGCGGCTGA
- the gcvA gene encoding transcriptional regulator GcvA, whose translation MRHLPPLAAVRVFEAAARHENFTAAASELGMTQAAVSYQIRLLEERLGVPLFRRERRRVMLTEAGRRAASQLTAAFDSIDAAFAGLRAEDEAVLTVSTTNTFANLWLAWRLGGFQLAHPDTAVRMLTDNRLADFTTDEVDVAIRSGAGTWRGLAAHRLMTLDFTPMCSPSFLADHGGRIVPADLLQLPLISAHDPWWATWLGDAGLDVVSARHTGIRLDSQAHEGRAAIAGQGVAMLTPLFWQNDLAAGRLLQLFPHVGSDGEAYWLVYPEARAKVVKIKRFREWLLATLVNSGG comes from the coding sequence ATGCGCCACCTGCCGCCGCTCGCCGCCGTCCGTGTGTTCGAGGCGGCCGCGCGGCACGAGAATTTCACTGCCGCCGCGAGCGAGCTGGGGATGACGCAGGCGGCGGTCAGTTATCAGATCCGGCTGCTCGAAGAACGGCTTGGCGTGCCGCTGTTCCGGCGCGAGCGGCGGCGGGTGATGCTGACCGAGGCGGGACGCCGCGCCGCATCGCAGCTTACTGCGGCATTCGACTCGATCGATGCGGCCTTCGCCGGACTGCGCGCCGAGGACGAGGCGGTGCTGACCGTGTCGACCACCAACACCTTCGCCAACCTGTGGCTGGCGTGGCGACTCGGCGGCTTCCAGCTTGCGCATCCCGATACCGCGGTGCGGATGCTGACCGACAACCGGCTGGCCGATTTTACCACCGACGAGGTCGATGTCGCGATCCGATCGGGCGCGGGCACATGGCGGGGACTTGCCGCGCACCGTTTGATGACGCTCGACTTCACGCCGATGTGCTCGCCGTCCTTCCTCGCCGATCATGGGGGAAGGATCGTGCCCGCCGACCTGCTCCAGCTGCCGCTGATCAGCGCGCACGATCCGTGGTGGGCGACGTGGCTGGGCGATGCCGGGCTCGATGTGGTCTCGGCGCGGCATACCGGCATCCGGCTCGATTCGCAGGCGCACGAGGGACGCGCGGCGATCGCCGGGCAGGGGGTAGCGATGCTGACGCCGTTGTTCTGGCAGAACGATCTGGCCGCCGGGCGACTGCTGCAGCTTTTCCCGCATGTCGGGAGCGATGGCGAGGCCTATTGGCTGGTCTATCCGGAGGCGCGGGCGAAGGTGGTCAAGATCAAGCGCTTCCGCGAATGGCTGCTCGCCACCCTCGTCAATTCGGGCGGCTGA
- the parC gene encoding DNA topoisomerase IV subunit A → MATDLSDNPPIGILDAPFDSALSERYLVYALSTITARSLPDVRDGLKPVHRRLLWAMRLLKLDPASGYKKCARVVGDVIGKYHPHGDQSVYDAMVRLAQDFALRYPLVDGQGNFGNIDGDNAAAYRYTEARLTQVAIDLMDGLDEDATEFRPTYNGEEQEPELFPGAFPNLLANGASGIAVGMATSVPPHNAAELMDAAILLVDRPDADDAAILEHVKGPDFPTGGLLVDAPAIIAEAYATGRGAFRVRARIEKIAEKGGGWHLVVSEIPYGVAKGKLIEQLAALIEDKKLPILADVRDESDEQVRIVLEPRSRTVDAQVLMDGLFRLSDLETRVPLNLNVLDKERTPRVMSLRAALAAWVEHQFVVLQRRTEHRLGKIADRLELVGGYIVAFLNLDRVIEIIRTEDEPEAVMIAEFALTDRQAEAILNMRLRSLRRLEEMELKREQAALEKEQATLTALLGSEAKQRTRLKADFRKVRDRYGPETALGKRRTELREQAVARDIPLEAMIEREPISVILSARGWIRAMKGHVDLSAPETLKFKEGDGPAFAFHAQTTDKLLLAAANGRFFTLAADKLPGGRGFGEPVRASIDLDGSVPIVAFLSAARAARLLVVASDGRGFIVPVADVIAETRKGKTVVAPRAGATLAVVRPVAPADDYVAVIGDNRKLALFPIADLPEMTRGQGVQLQRYRDGGLADARTLVFADGLSWAMGGDSGRTRTETDLSQWRTARGAAGRMPPNGFPRDNRF, encoded by the coding sequence ATGGCCACCGACCTCTCCGACAATCCCCCGATCGGCATCCTCGACGCGCCGTTCGACAGTGCGCTGAGCGAGCGGTATCTCGTCTATGCGCTGTCGACGATCACCGCGCGGTCGCTGCCCGACGTGCGGGACGGTCTTAAGCCTGTTCACAGGCGTCTTCTTTGGGCGATGCGGCTGCTCAAGCTCGATCCGGCCTCGGGCTACAAGAAGTGTGCGCGCGTCGTCGGCGACGTGATCGGCAAATACCACCCGCATGGCGACCAGTCGGTCTATGACGCGATGGTGCGGTTGGCGCAGGATTTCGCGCTCCGCTATCCGCTGGTCGACGGGCAGGGAAACTTCGGCAACATCGACGGCGATAATGCCGCCGCCTACCGTTACACCGAGGCGCGGCTGACGCAGGTCGCGATCGACCTGATGGACGGGCTGGACGAGGATGCGACCGAGTTCCGACCGACCTATAACGGCGAGGAGCAGGAGCCCGAGCTGTTCCCCGGCGCGTTTCCCAATCTGCTCGCGAATGGCGCGAGCGGGATCGCGGTCGGCATGGCGACGAGCGTGCCGCCGCATAATGCCGCCGAGCTGATGGACGCCGCGATCCTGCTGGTCGACCGGCCCGACGCCGACGATGCCGCGATCCTCGAGCATGTGAAGGGACCGGATTTCCCGACCGGCGGGTTGCTGGTCGACGCGCCCGCAATCATCGCCGAGGCCTATGCGACCGGGCGCGGCGCGTTCCGGGTGCGCGCGCGGATCGAGAAGATCGCCGAAAAGGGCGGCGGCTGGCATCTTGTCGTGTCGGAAATCCCGTACGGCGTCGCCAAGGGCAAATTGATCGAGCAGCTCGCGGCGCTGATCGAGGACAAGAAGCTGCCGATCCTCGCCGACGTCCGCGACGAATCGGACGAGCAGGTGCGGATCGTGCTGGAGCCGCGCAGCCGCACCGTCGACGCGCAGGTGTTGATGGACGGGCTGTTCCGGCTGTCCGATCTGGAAACGCGCGTTCCGCTCAACCTCAACGTGCTCGACAAGGAACGGACGCCGCGGGTCATGTCGCTGCGCGCCGCGCTGGCCGCGTGGGTCGAACATCAGTTCGTGGTGCTGCAACGCCGCACCGAGCATCGGCTGGGCAAGATCGCCGATCGGCTGGAGCTGGTCGGCGGCTATATCGTCGCGTTCCTCAACCTCGACCGCGTGATCGAGATCATCCGCACCGAGGACGAGCCCGAGGCGGTGATGATCGCCGAGTTCGCGCTGACCGACCGACAGGCCGAGGCGATCCTCAACATGCGGCTGCGCAGCTTGCGGCGGCTGGAGGAAATGGAGCTGAAGCGCGAGCAGGCGGCATTGGAGAAGGAGCAGGCGACGCTGACCGCGCTGCTCGGCTCCGAGGCGAAGCAGCGCACGCGGCTGAAGGCCGATTTCCGTAAGGTGCGCGACCGTTATGGCCCCGAAACCGCGCTCGGCAAGCGGCGGACCGAGCTGCGCGAACAGGCGGTGGCACGCGACATCCCGCTGGAGGCGATGATCGAGCGCGAGCCGATCAGCGTGATCCTGTCGGCGCGCGGCTGGATCCGCGCGATGAAGGGGCACGTCGACCTGTCCGCGCCCGAGACGTTAAAGTTCAAGGAGGGCGACGGCCCAGCCTTCGCCTTCCATGCGCAGACCACCGACAAATTGCTGCTGGCGGCGGCGAACGGGCGGTTCTTCACGCTGGCGGCGGACAAGTTGCCGGGCGGGCGCGGCTTCGGCGAGCCGGTGCGCGCGTCGATCGACCTCGACGGCAGCGTGCCGATCGTCGCGTTCCTGAGCGCGGCGCGCGCGGCGCGGCTGCTGGTGGTGGCCAGCGACGGACGCGGCTTCATCGTGCCGGTCGCCGACGTGATCGCGGAGACGCGCAAGGGCAAGACGGTGGTCGCGCCACGAGCCGGTGCCACGCTGGCGGTGGTGCGCCCGGTCGCGCCCGCCGACGATTACGTCGCGGTGATCGGCGACAATCGCAAGCTGGCGCTGTTCCCGATCGCCGACCTGCCCGAGATGACGCGCGGACAAGGAGTGCAATTGCAACGCTATCGCGATGGCGGGCTGGCGGATGCGCGAACCCTCGTCTTCGCGGACGGGTTGAGCTGGGCGATGGGGGGCGACAGCGGGCGGACCCGAACCGAGACGGACCTGTCGCAATGGCGTACCGCGCGCGGCGCGGCGGGGCGGATGCCGCCCAACGGATTTCCGCGCGACAATCGCTTCTGA